The DNA segment GATCCCTACCTGCGGCCGCTCTACGACGCGCTCAACGAGATGATGGACCCGGAGCTCGTCCCGAAACTGCTCGCGACCGGCGTGGTCGAGGTCGCGCCGCTCGCGTACATGCGTGGGCGCACGCTCAACAACTCGTTCATCGTGCTCGATGAGGCGCAGAACACCACGCCCGAGCAGATGAAGATGTTCCTCACCCGTCTCGGGTTCGGCTCGACCATGGTCGTCACGGGCGACATCACGCAGATCGACCTGCCGACCGGCGCGAGCGGACTGCAGCTCGTCACGCGCGTGCTCGACGGCATCGACGACATCCACTTCGCGCGCCTCACCTCCGACGACGTCGTGCGCCACTCGCTGGTCGGCCGCATCGTGGATGCGTACACGAAGTACGACGCCGAGCAGCAGGCCCGGCGCCATGCGCGCGAGAACGGACTGCCCGACCCGGTCGACGGAGCGAACCGTGCCGAGCGCCGCGGCGGGCTGTCGCGCGGCATCCCGCGCGACCGGCAACCCCGCCGCCCGCGCCCCG comes from the Microcella frigidaquae genome and includes:
- a CDS encoding PhoH family protein, yielding MVRLLGPQDRLLTTLEKQYPLVDVHVRGNQITLEGDPAQVAAAKRLIDELLVMVRGGQELGEVEVASSARIIDQGQGSPAEVLSQAILTSRGKSIRPKTLGQKAYVDAIDHHTIVFGIGPAGTGKTYLAMAKAVQALQRKEVDRIILTRPAVEAGERLGFLPGTLTDKIDPYLRPLYDALNEMMDPELVPKLLATGVVEVAPLAYMRGRTLNNSFIVLDEAQNTTPEQMKMFLTRLGFGSTMVVTGDITQIDLPTGASGLQLVTRVLDGIDDIHFARLTSDDVVRHSLVGRIVDAYTKYDAEQQARRHARENGLPDPVDGANRAERRGGLSRGIPRDRQPRRPRPGAGGR